Proteins encoded together in one Tripterygium wilfordii isolate XIE 37 chromosome 14, ASM1340144v1, whole genome shotgun sequence window:
- the LOC120015594 gene encoding DNA-directed RNA polymerase II subunit RPB1, whose protein sequence is MDLRFPYSPAEVAKVRRVQFGILSPDEIRQMSVVQIEHGETTERGKPKPGGLSDPRLGTIDRKMKCETCMANMAECPGHFGHLELAKPMFHIGFLKTVLSIMRCVCFNCSKILADEEEPKFKQALKIKNRKSRLKKILDACKNKTKCDGGDEIDVQGQDTEEPVKKSRGGCGAQQPKISIDGMKIIVEYKAQRKKNDDQEQLPEPVERKQTLTAERVLSVLKRISDEDCGLLGLDPKYARPDWMILQVLPIPPPPVRPSVMMDTSSRSEDDLTHQLAMIIRHNENLRRQERNGSAAHIISEFAQLLQFHVATYFDNELPGQPRATQRSGRPIKSICSRLKAKEGRIRGNLMGKRVDFSARTVITPDPTINIDELGVPWSIALNLTYPETVTPYNIERLKELVEYGPHPPPGKTGAKYIIRDDGQRLDLRYLKKSSDHHLELGYKVERHLQDGDFVLFNRQPSLHKMSIMGHRIKIMPYSTFRLNLSVTSPYNADFDGDEMNMHVPQSFETRAEVLELMMVPKCIVSPQANRPVMGIVQDTLLGCRKITKRDTFIEKDVFMNILMWWEDFDGKIPAPAVLKPRPLWTGKQVFNLIIPKPINLLRTSAWHSESETGFITPGDTQVRIEKGELLAGTLCKRALGTSTGSLIHVIWEEVGPDAARKFLGHTQWLVNYWLLQNGFSIGIGDTIADAATMEKINETISKAKNDVKELIKHAQNKDLEPEPGRTMMESFENKVNQVLNRARDDAGSSAQKSLSESNNLKAMVTAGSKGSFINISQMTACVGQQNVEGKRIPYGFIDRTLPHFTKDDYGPESRGFVENSYLRGLTPQEFFFHAMGGREGLIDTAVKTSETGYIQRRLVKAMEDIMVKYDGTVRNSLGDVIQFLYGEDGMDSVWIESQKLDSLKMKKSDFDRVFRYEIDDPSWSPNYMLPEHVTDLQDIKELRDVFNAEVQKLEGDRYQLGTEIATTGDNTWPMPVNLKRLIWNAQKTFKVDFRRPSDLHPVEVVDAVDKLQERLKVVPGDDRLSMEAQKNATLFFNILLRSTLASKRVLQEYRLTREAFEWVIGEIESRFLQSLVAPGEMIGCVAAQSIGEPATQMTLNTFHYAGVSAKNVTLGVPRLREIINVAKKIKTPSLSVYLTPDVSRTKERAKNVQCALEYTTLRSVTQATEVWYDPDPMTTIIEEDSDFVRSYYEMPDEEVAPEKISPWLLRIELNREMMVDKKLSMADIAEKINLEFDDDLTCIFNDDNAEKLILRIRIMNDEAPKGELEGDESAEDDVFLKKIESNMLTEMALRGIPDINKVFIKHGKVSKFDENEGFKTSEEWMLDTEGVNLLAVMCNENVDARRTTSNHLIEIIEVLGIEAVRRSLLDELRVVISFDGSYVNYRHLAILCDTMTYRGHLMAITRHGINRNDTGPMMRCSFEETVDILLDAAVYAETDYLRGVTENIMLGQLAPIGTGDCSLYLNDEMLKNAIELQLPSYMDGLDFGMTPARSPISGTPYHDGMMSPNYALSPNLRLSPISDAQFSPYVGGMAFSPTSSPGYSPSSPGYSPSSPGYSPTSPGYSPTSPGYSPTSPGYSPTSPTYSPSSPGYSPTSPAYSPTSPSYSPSSPSYSPTSPSYSPTSPSYSPTSPSYSPTSPSYSPTSPSYSPTSPVYSPTSPAYSPTSPAYSPTSPSYSPTSPSYSPTSPSYSPTSPSYSPTSPSYSPTSPAYSPTSPGYSPTSPSYSPTSPSYSPTSPSYNPQSAKYSPSLAYSPSSPRLSPSSPYSPTSPNYSPTSPSISPTSPSYSPSGPTYSPSSPYNSGVNPDYSPSSPQYSPSAGYSPSAPGYSPSSTSQYTPQTSKKDERNDKDDMSTP, encoded by the exons ATGGATTTGCGATTTCCTTACTCTCCGGCGGAGGTTGCCAAAGTGCGCCGAGTCCAGTTCGGGATTCTCAGTCCCGATGAGATC AGGCAAATGTCTGTGGTCCAGATTGAGCATGGTGAGACGACAGAGAGGGGCAAGCCAAAGCCTGGTGGATTAAGTGATCCTCGGCTGGGTACAATTGATAGAAAGATGAAGTGTGAGACTTGTATGGCGAACATGGCCGAGTGCCCGGGGCACTTTGGCCACCTTGAGCTTGCCAAGCCTATGTTTCATATTGGGTTTCTAAAGACTGTGCTTAGCATCATGAGATGTGTCTGCttcaattgctcaaaaattCTGGCAGACGAG GAAGAACCCAAGTTCAAGCAAGCATTAAAAATAAAGAACCGCAAAAGCAGGCTTAAAAAGATTCTTGATGCCTGTAAGAACAAAACTAAATGTGATGGAGGTGATGAAATTGATGTCCAAGGTCAGGACACCGAAGAGCCAGTTAAAAAGAGCCGTGGTGGTTGCGGCGCTCAGCAGCCAAAGATAAGTATTGATGGCATGAAGATTATAGTGGAGTACAAGGCTCAAAGGAAGAAAAACGATGATCAGGAGCAGCTTCCTGAACCTGTGGAAAGAAAGCAAACGCTTACTGCAGAAAGA GTTCTCAGTGTTCTAAAGAGGATAAGTGATGAGGACTGTGGATTATTGGGTTTAGACCCTAAGTATGCCCGTCCTGATTGGATGATTCTTCAAGTGCTTCCAATTCCTCCACCTCCTGTGAGGCCCTCTGTGATGATGGACACCTCGTCGAGGAGTGAG GATGATTTGACCCATCAGTTAGCCATGATTATTAGGCACAATGAAAATCTTCGTAGACAAGAGAGGAATGGGTCAGCTGCACATATCATATCTGAGTTTGCTCAGTTGTTGCAGTTCCATGTAGCCACCTATTTTGACAATGAGTTACCTGGACAGCCTAGG GCAACGCAGAGATCTGGTAGACCTATTAAGTCAATATGTAGCAGGCTTAAGGCAAAAGAAGGGCGGATTCGGGGTAACTTGATGGGGAAACGTGTGGATTTTTCTGCACGAACAGTTATTACACCAGATCCCACCATTAATATTGATGAACTGGGGGTACCATGGAGTATTGCCCTAAATCTCACGTATCCGGAAACTGTAACTCCATATAACATTGAAAG ATTAAAGGAGCTTGTTGAGTATGGGCCACATCCTCCGCCTGGCAAAACTGGTGCCAAGTATATCATTAGGGATGATGGGCAGAGGCTTGATCTACGTTACTTGAAGAAAAGCAGTGATCACCACTTAGAGCTTGGTTACAAG GTAGAGAGGCATTTGCAAGATGGGGACTTTGTCCTCTTTAATCGTCAGCCAAGTCTCCATAAGATGTCTATAATGGGTCACAGGATTAAGATTATGCCATATTCGACGTTCCGCCTTAACTTGTCTGTGACGTCACCATATAACGCTGATTTTGATGGCGATGAAATGAATATGCATGTTCCTCAGTCATTTGAAACCAGGGCAGAAGTTTTGGAGCTGATGATGGTACCTAAATGTATAGTATCCCCTCAAGCAAATCGGCCTGTAATGGGAATTGTGCAGGACACCCTTTTAGGATGTCGTAAAATCACAAAGAGAGATACCTTTATAGAAAAG GATGTTTTCATGAACATCTTGATGTGGTGGGAAGATTTTGATGGGAAAATTCCTGCCCCTGCAGTTCTTAAGCCACGTCCACTTTGGACTGGCAAACAAGTTTTTAATCTGATTATACCGAAGCCAATTAATTTATTGAGAACTTCTGCCTGGCACTCAGAGTCAGAAACTGGGTTCATTACACCTGGGGATACTCAAGTACGGATTGAAAAAGGGGAGCTTCTTGCTGGAACTCTTTGCAAGAGGGCACTTGGTACTTCAACTGGAAGTCTTATACACGTTATTTG GGAAGAGGTTGGTCCTGATGCAGCTCGCAAATTTTTGGGACATACACAGTGGCTTGTTAATTATTGGCTTCTGCAGAATGGTTTTAGTATAGGGATCGGAGATACAATTGCTGATGCTGCAACGATGGAGAAAATCAATGAAACCATATCAAAAGCCAAAAATGATGTGAAAGAACTAATCAAACATGCTCAAAATAAGGATTTGGAACCTGAACCTGGTCGAACCATGATGGAATCATTTGAAAACAAAGTGAATCAG GTGTTGAATAGAGCTCGTGACGACGCTGGAAGTAGTGCACAGAAGAGTTTATCCGAGAGCAACAATCTGAAGGCTATGGTCACTGCAGGATCCAAGGGAAGTTTCATTAACATATCGCAGATGACTGCTTGTGTGGGACAGCAGAATGTTGAGGGTAAGCGAATCCCTTATGGATTCATAGATCGGACATTACCACATTTCACCAAAGATGATTATGGGCCAGAAAGTCGTGGTTTTGTTGAGAACTCATACCTACGTGGATTGACTCCGCAAGAGTTTTTTTTCCACGCCATGGGTGGTAGAGAAGGTCTAATAGACACTGCTGTTAAAACTTCTGAAACTGGTTATATCCAGCGGCGACTAGTGAAAGCTATGGAGGATATTATGGTCAAGTATGATGGGACTGTGAGGAACTCGTTGGGGGATGTTATTCAATTTCTATACGGAGAAGATGGTATGGATTCCGTTTGGATAGAGTCGCAGAAGTTGGATTCCttaaaaatgaagaaatcaGATTTTGATAGGGTCTTCAGATACGAGATAGATGATCCCAGCTGGAGTCCAAATTACATGTTGCCAGAACATGTTACAGATTTGCAAGATATTAAAGAACTTCGTGATGTGTTTAATGCTGAAGTTCAAAAACTTGAAGGAGATAGGTACCAACTCGGAACAGAGATAGCAACCACAGGTGACAATACTTGGCCAATGCCTGTTAACCTCAAGAGGCTTATCTGGAATGCACAGAAGACTTTCAAGGTTGACTTCCGAAGGCCCTCTGATTTGCACCCAGTGGAAGTTGTAGATGCTGTTGATAAACTTCAAGAGAGGTTGAAGGTTGTTCCTGGGGATGATCGGTTGAGTATGGAGGCTCAGAAAAATGCGACCCTTTTCTTCAATATTCTGCTTCGGAGCACATTGGCTAGTAAAAGAGTGTTGCAGGAGTACAGGCTTACTCGTGAAGCATTTGAGTGGGTTATTGGTGAGATAGAGTCACGATTTTTACAATCCTTGGTAGCTCCTGGGGAAATGATAGGTTGTGTTGCTGCACAATCTATTGGGGAACCTGCTACTCAGATGACTCTCAACACCTTTCACTATGCTGGTGTGAGTGCAAAAAATGTAACTCTTGGTGTTCCCAGGTTGAGGGAGATCATTAATGTTGCCAAGAAGATCAAAACACCTTCTCTGTCTGTTTACCTCACACCCGATGTTAGTAGAACGAAGGAGAGGGCCAAGAATGTACAATGTGCTTTGGAATACACCACTCTTCGAAGTGTCACCCAAGCTACAGAAGTTTGGTATGACCCAGATCCCATGACCACAATAATTGAAGAGGATAGTGATTTTGTCAGGTCTTACTATGAAATGCCGGATGAAGAAGTAGCACCTGAAAAGATCTCTCCTTGGTTACTTCGTATAGAGTTGAACCGTGAAATGATGGTAGATAAGAAGTTAAGCATGGCTGATATTGCTGAGAAGATCAACCTTGAATTTGATGATGACTTGACGTGTATTTTCAATGACGATAATGCTGAAAAACTGATCCTTCGCATCCGCATCATGAATGATGAAGCCCCTAAGGGAGAGCTGGAAGGTGATGAATCGGCAGAAGATGATGTTTTCCTCAAGAAAATTGAGAGTAACATGCTGACAGAAATGGCTCTTAGAGGCATCCCAGATATTAACAAGGTGTTCATTAAGCATGGGAAAGTAAGCAAGTTCGATGAGAATGAAGGTTTTAAAACAAGTGAGGAATGGATGCTGGATACAGAAGGCGTTAACCTCTTGGCTGTTATGTGTAATGAGAATGTCGATGCAAGGAGGACAACGAGTAATCACTTGATTGAAATCATTGAAGTATTGGGGATTGAGGCAGTTCGTCGGTCCTTGTTGGATGAACTGAGGGTCGTTATATCTTTTGATGGATCTTATGTGAATTACAGGCATCTGGCTATCCTATGTGATACTATGACCTATCGTGGCCACTTGATGGCTATTACCCGTCATGGTATCAATCGGAATGATACTGGGCCCATGATGAGGTGCTCCTTTGAAGAAACCGTGGACATTCTTCTTGATGCTGCTGTGTATGCCGAAACTGATTATTTGAGGGGGGTTACAGAAAATATAATGTTAGGTCAGCTTGCGCCAATTGGCACGGGAGACTGCTCACTTTATCTCAATGATGAAATGCTGAAGAATGCCATTGAACTTCAGCTACCAAGCTATATGGATGGCCTGGATTTTGGCATGACACCTGCCCGTTCTCCCATCTCGGGAACCCCTTATCATGATGGTATGATGTCTCCAAATTACGCGCTGAGCCCGAATCTCCGTCTATCGCCCATTTCAGATGCTCAGTTTTCACCTTATGTTGGTGGAATGGCATTTTCCCCTACTTCTTCTCCGGGCTACAGCCCCTCATCACCGGGATACAGTCCCTCATCACCGGGATACAGCCCCACCTCTCCCGGGTACAGCCCCACCTCTCCTGGGTACAGCCCCACATCGCCTGGCTACAGCCCAACTTCACCTACATACAGCCCTAGTTCTCCTGGTTATAGCCCGACGAGTCCTGCCTATTCTCCTACAAGTCCATCCTACTCTCCTTCGTCACCCAGCTACAGCCCCACGTCTCCCAGTTACAGCCCGACATCTCCCAGTTACAGCCCCACATCTCCAAGTTACAGCCCCACGTCTCCTAGCTACAGTCCAACTTCACCTAGTTATAGCCCCACATCTCCGGTTTATAGCCCCACCTCCCCGGCATACAGCCCCACCTCACCAGCATATAGTCCAACCTCGCCTTCCTACAGCCCGACGTCGCCTTCCTACAGCCCGACATCGCCTTCCTACAGCCCGACGTCGCCGTCCTACAGCCCGACGTCGCCTTCTTATAGCCCTACTTCACCAGCTTATAGTCCCACTTCACCTGGTTACAGTCCAACCTCGCCAAGTTACAGCCCTACCTCACCTAGTTACAGCCCTACGTCACCGAGCTACAATCCCCAGTCAGCAAAATATAGCCCCTCGCTTGCATATTCACCAAGCAGTCCAAGATTGTCACCATCCAGTCCTTACAGTCCTACTTCTCCAAATTACAG CCCAACTTCACCATCAATTTCTCCTACATCTCCATCGTATTCTCCTTCAGGTCCAACCTACAGTCCCAGCAG TCCATATAATTCTGGAGTGAACCCGGACTACAGCCCAAGCTCACCACAGTACAG TCCAAGTGCTGGGTATTCACCAAGTGCACCTGGGTATTCGCCATCCTCTACCAGTCAGTATACACCTCAAACGAGCAAGAAGGACGAAAGGAATGATAAGGATGATATGAGTACTCCTTGA